From a single Loigolactobacillus coryniformis subsp. coryniformis KCTC 3167 = DSM 20001 genomic region:
- the nagE gene encoding N-acetylglucosamine-specific PTS transporter subunit IIBC: MKTYFQRMGRSLMLPVATLPAAAILVGIGHWLPENWAAAQFLQAGGNAILTNLALLFAVGLGLGMSQDKDGSAALAGVVAFIVPTYVLAPAQVSTLLGITTAKVDPAFAAISSNVFIGIIAGLVAATMYNRFHEVKLPMAISFFSGKRLVPIMAALTMLVISLVLLFVWPPIYQALVAFGKFIVGLGAIGAGLYGFFNRLLIPTGLHQALNSVFWFNVAGINDIGNFWASKGTRGITGMYMAGFFPVMMFGLPAGAYAIYRNARPERKKETASLMLAAGFASFFTGVTEPLEFSFMFVAWPLYVIHAVFTGLSLAFAAAMHWTAGFTFSGGLVDFILSLKVPIANQPLMLLVQGVVMAVIYYFGFDFAIKKFNLMTPGREAIATNNDATVGVAIGDDDDKYSIAAKKIYAAIGGTDNIKVVDNCTTRLRLQLNDTAKIDQNAIKAAGVAGLNVLDKTNLQIVVGTEVQFVAAALAKINQAKVPLDQIESTAAPVAMPVTGDVTVGATETLYSVANGQYVAIEDVNDSTFAQKMLGDGFAIEPDSGEIVAPVDAKVMSVFPTKHAIGFKTAAGLEILLHMGIDTVQLNGEPFEVTVAADQEVKHGDVVAHVDLDAIKAAGKQTTMIVIITNMAHVGYLKVAPVTAKLVTNTAVAQVTTK; this comes from the coding sequence ATGAAAACTTATTTTCAGCGTATGGGTCGCTCGCTAATGCTGCCTGTTGCAACTTTACCGGCGGCAGCGATCTTAGTTGGTATTGGTCATTGGTTACCAGAAAATTGGGCCGCAGCGCAGTTTTTACAAGCTGGTGGTAACGCAATTTTGACTAATTTGGCGTTGTTATTTGCCGTTGGGTTAGGTTTAGGAATGTCGCAAGATAAAGATGGTTCAGCTGCTTTAGCTGGTGTCGTAGCGTTTATTGTTCCTACATATGTCTTGGCTCCAGCGCAAGTATCAACTTTATTAGGCATTACAACAGCGAAGGTTGATCCGGCGTTTGCGGCGATTTCTTCTAACGTATTTATCGGTATTATTGCCGGATTAGTTGCGGCGACGATGTATAATCGTTTCCATGAAGTTAAGCTGCCAATGGCGATCTCATTTTTCAGTGGGAAACGTTTGGTGCCGATCATGGCTGCTTTAACGATGTTGGTTATTTCGTTAGTCTTACTATTTGTTTGGCCGCCGATTTATCAGGCGTTAGTTGCCTTCGGTAAATTTATTGTTGGTTTAGGCGCAATTGGCGCTGGTTTATATGGTTTCTTCAATCGTTTGTTGATTCCAACCGGCTTACATCAAGCATTAAACTCAGTTTTCTGGTTTAATGTTGCCGGAATCAACGATATTGGCAATTTCTGGGCTAGTAAAGGAACGCGTGGCATTACCGGGATGTACATGGCTGGTTTTTTCCCAGTGATGATGTTTGGTTTGCCTGCCGGCGCGTACGCAATTTATCGCAATGCACGGCCAGAACGGAAAAAGGAAACCGCGTCATTAATGTTGGCCGCGGGCTTTGCTTCCTTCTTTACTGGGGTCACTGAACCGCTAGAGTTTTCCTTTATGTTTGTGGCTTGGCCGCTATATGTGATCCACGCAGTTTTCACTGGTTTATCATTAGCTTTCGCGGCTGCCATGCACTGGACCGCTGGTTTCACTTTTAGTGGCGGCTTGGTCGACTTTATCTTGAGTTTGAAAGTACCGATTGCCAATCAACCATTGATGTTGTTGGTACAAGGTGTTGTGATGGCAGTGATCTACTACTTTGGTTTTGATTTTGCCATTAAGAAATTTAATTTAATGACGCCGGGACGCGAAGCGATAGCTACCAATAATGATGCCACTGTGGGCGTCGCTATTGGGGATGACGATGACAAATATTCGATTGCCGCCAAGAAAATTTACGCAGCGATTGGTGGCACCGATAATATTAAGGTAGTCGATAACTGCACGACTCGCTTGCGCTTACAGCTAAATGATACGGCGAAAATCGATCAAAATGCGATCAAGGCTGCAGGCGTTGCTGGCTTAAACGTTTTAGATAAAACTAATCTGCAGATTGTTGTGGGGACGGAAGTTCAGTTTGTTGCCGCTGCTTTGGCTAAAATAAATCAAGCCAAGGTACCACTTGATCAAATTGAATCAACAGCAGCTCCGGTGGCAATGCCAGTCACTGGTGATGTAACTGTTGGGGCGACCGAAACTTTGTACAGTGTGGCTAACGGACAATACGTTGCAATCGAGGATGTGAATGATTCAACGTTTGCACAGAAAATGTTAGGTGATGGTTTTGCCATTGAGCCGGATAGTGGTGAAATTGTGGCTCCAGTTGACGCTAAAGTGATGTCGGTTTTTCCAACTAAACACGCGATTGGTTTTAAAACTGCAGCGGGCTTGGAGATCTTGCTACACATGGGCATTGATACGGTACAACTAAACGGTGAACCATTTGAAGTAACTGTTGCAGCAGACCAAGAAGTTAAGCACGGGGATGTTGTGGCTCACGTTGATTTAGATGCCATCAAAGCTGCCGGAAAGCAGACAACGATGATCGTGATCATTACCAATATGGCGCATGTCGGCTATCTAAAGGTAGCACCAGTGACTGCAAAATTAGTAACGAATACAGCAGTAGCCCAGGTGACAACTAAATAA